A stretch of DNA from Ensifer sp. WSM1721:
GAAGAAGGCGGCGATGATGGATCTCGCGGGCTTCATCAAATACGGCTTCCCCGAAGACCAAGTCAGTCAGATCGCCTTTGCGCCGTTCCCCGAGATCGCTCCCGGCATGGCCCGTTACGAGGATTTCGCGCTCAACTCCATTCACGTTCCCAAGAACGCAAAGAACAAGGAGAATGCCCGCGATTTCCTGGCCTATTTCTACAAGCCGGAAAATCTCTCGGCCTTTCTCGAAACCGAAAGTGCGGTGCCGCCGCGCAACGATTGCCCGCCGAGCAAGGATCCGCTCGTCAATGCCGCCGTCGAGTCGCTCAAGACGGTCGAAGGCTCCGCGCAGTATTACGACCGCGATACCGATCCGGACATGGCGCAGGAGGGCCTGAAGGGCTTCCAGGAATTCATGGCCAAGCCCGATCGGCGCGACCAGATCCTCGAACGGCTCGAAGGCACGCGCAAGCGCATCTTCAAGGCTTGAGCCACAGTCGCGGTCGCTCGAACTCTCCCACGAGGCGACCGCAAGCGGCGGGGCTGCACCGCAGCCCTGCCTGCTCCCGATCAATCTCCAGCGAGTACATGAGATGTCCGATTTCTGGCGACGCCATCGGCATTGGATCACGCCGACCCTGTTCATCATGCCCGGCGCCTTGCTGTTCGGGGTCGTGATTATTTTTGCCTCCGTGGAAACCATCTGGGTGTCCTTCTTCGATTGGGACGGCGTCGGGGCAAAGCAGTGGGTGGGCCTGTCGAACTATCGGCAGCTTCTGGCCGACCCGCAATTCTATGTGTCGCTCAAGAACAACCTGATCTGGCTGGCGATGTTCATGCTCGCTCCGCCACTCGGGCTTGGACTTGCGCTGCTTCTCAACCAGCCTATCAAGGGCATGCGGGTCATGAAATCCATGTTCTTCGTGCCCCTGGTCCTGGCCTCGGTCACGGTCGGCGTGGTCTTCACCTGGGTCTACGATCCGACCTTTGGCCTACTTTCGCTGATCTTCGGCTATTTCGGCGCGACCGCGCCGGCCCTTCTCTCCGACGAGCATTTCGTCACCTTCGCTGTCGTGCTCGCGGCGCTCTGGCCGCAGGTCGCCTTCTGCCTCGTCCTGTTCCTGGCGGGGCTCAACAATCTCAGTGAAGACCTCATCGGCGCCGGGCGCGTGGATGGGGCGCGCGGCTTGCTGATGCTGTTCCATGTCGTCCTGCCGCAGTTGCGCGAGGTCAGCTTCATCGCGCTTGCCGTCACGGTGATCGGGGCTCTACGCTCGTTCGACATGGTCGCGGTCATGACCTCAGGCGGACCATTCGGCTCGTCGACCGTCCTCGCCTACCAGATGTACGAGCAGTCGATCTTCTCCTACCGCTTCGGCTATGGCGCGGCGATCGCCACGGTTCTTTTCGTGATCATGGCGGCCTTCATCGCCTGGTATCTGCGCACACTTCTCAAACCGGAAAGGGAGGGCGTCTGATGTATCCAAGACCGATCCCGGAAGACGCGCCTGCCAGGCGCTTCACCTATGCGGCAATGGTCGCCCTGGTCCTCATTCTCTGGCTCGTCCCGCTCGCTGCCGTCATGGCGACCTCGCTGCGCTCCTTCGAGGAAGTCATGGCCGGCAACTACTGGGGCTGGCCGAAGAGCTTCAATTTCGTCGAGAACTACACCGCCGTTTTCACCCAGACGGCCATGGCGCAGTATTTCCTCAACAGCCTGATCGTGACGCTGCCGTCGGTGCTCGGCGTGCTCGTCCTGTCGACGCTGACCGGCTTCGTCCTTTCGCGCTATCGCTTCAGGGGTGCTAATCTTCTCTTTGCACTGTTCGTCGGTGGCAATTTCCTGCCCGCGCAGATCATGATGATCCCGGTGCGCGACCTGATGGTTTCGGCCGGACTCTACGATACCTATTACGCGCTGATGGTCTTTCACATCGCTTTCCAGACCGGCTTTGCGACCCTCTTCATGCGCAATTTCATTGCGGCGCTGCCCGACGAGCTCTTCCAGGCCGCGCGGGCCGAGGGCGCGTCGCCGTGGCAGACGCTCTGGCATGTCGTCGTTCCGCTGATCCGCCCGGCGCTGGCCGCGCTCGCGATCCTGACCTTCACCTTCGTCTGGAACGACTACTTCTGGGCCATCGTGCTGACCCAGAGCGATGCCGTGAAGCCGGTAACGGCCGGCCTCAACAATCTCCGCGGCGAATGGGTCTCCGCCTGGAACCTCGTGGCGGCCGCGACCATCATGGTGGCGGTCCCGCCCGTCGTGATGTTCTTCCTCATGCAGCGCCACTTCATCGCCGGCCTTACCGTCGGCGCGGTGAAGGGCTGAGGCCCAAACCAAGGATCACTCTCCATGCCCAGTGTCGAACTCAAGCAGATCGAGAAGCATTACGGCGGCTTCCACGCCCTCAGGGACATCAATCTCGAGATCGAGGAAGGCGAATTCGTCGTGATGGTCGGCCCTTCGGGCTGCGGCAAATCCACATTATTAAAGACGATTGCCGGTCTTGAGACCGTCAGTTCCGGGAAGATGCTCATCAAGGGCCGGGACGTGACGAAGACGGAGCCCGGCGACCGCGGCATCGCCATGGTCTTCCAGTCCTATGCGCTCTACCCGCATATGACCGTCGCCGAAAACATGGGCTTCGGCCTCCGAATGGCCGGACGCCCCCGGGAGGACATCGATGCCGCCGTCGCCCGCGCCGCCAAGATTCTGAGGCTGGAGGAGCAACTCGCCAAGAAGCCGAAACAGCTCTCGGGTGGCCAGCGCCAGCGCGTCGCCATCGGCCGCGCGATCACCCGATCGCCTGACGTCTTCCTGTTCGACGAACCGCTCTCCAATCTCGACGCGGCCTTGCGCACGCAGATGCGGGTGGAGCTCTCGACGCTCCATGCCGAGCTCGGCTCGACGATGATCTATGTGACGCACGATCAGGTCGAGGCTATGACCATGGCGAGCCGCATCGTCGTGCTCAATGGCGGTCGCGTCGAACAGGTCGGCGCACCGCTCGCGCTTTACAACAATCCCGCCAACCTCTTCGTCGCCGGCTTCCTCGGCGCGCCGCGCATGAATTTCGTCGCGGGACGGGTTGCCGATATCAGCGGCTCGTCTGCGAGGATCACCTGCGCTGGCGGTGTTGAAGTGGCTTTCGACGATCTCGTCGGAAAGGTGGCAGCCGGAGAAACGGTCACCATCGGCATCCGCCCCGAAAGGCTGCGCCTCAACGACCCGATTGCCGCGACGCGCTTCCCCGCCCAGGTGCGGCTGACCGAATATCTCGGCCGCGAGACGATCGTCTACGCGGATGCCGGCGACCTCGTCACCAGCAGCTCCGACAGCGGCACCGGCGCCTTCACGATCCAGATGGCCGACATCAGGCCCCATCAGAGCGGAAGTGCCGTCTCCATCGGCTTCGATGCCCGCGACGCCTACCTCTTCGCCACCGACGGCCGAACCATCACCTCTCCCAAGCCCGTCGCAAAAACCTGACCAAGGACAGCATAATCATGAAGCGTATCCAACCGGCGCCGCTCTCGGTCTGGCGCACTCTCAACCTTGACGATTTTCTGCTCGGCGCGCCGCACTACCCTGAGCACGTCGACGAAAGCTACTGGGTGCGCGACGCCCAGCGCATGGCCGCGGCCGGCTTCAATGTCGTCCGTCTCGGCGAATTCGCCTGGCATATCATGGAGCCGTGCGAAGGCCATTTCGACTTTTCGCTCTTCGACAAGGCCATCGAAGTGCTCGCCGCGGAAGGCATCAAGACCATCTTTTGCACGCCGACTGCCACCCCGCCGCGCTGGCTCACTGCCACCTATCCCGAAGTGCTGCGCGTCGACGAGCGGGGCAGGACGGCCTCGCACGGCTCTCGTCAGCACGCGGACACCAATAGTCCCGTCTACCGCGTGCATAGCCGCCGCATTACGCAGGCGCTCGCCGATCACTACAGCGGCAATCCTGCCGTCATCGGCTGGCAGACCGACAACGAACTCAACACCACCGCCTCGACCTCTTATTCCGAGGCCGCCGAGCGCGAGTTCCGCCGCTGGCTGCGCGACAAATACGTGACGATCGAGGCTCTGAATTTCGCCTGGGGCGGAAACTTCTGGGCGCTTGCCTATGACAGTTTCGACCAGATCACCGTCCCGCGAAAGGACAATCCAGGTTTCATAGCACCCGGTCACATGCAGGACTATCACCGCTTCCTGGCGCATGCGACGGCCGCCTTCCAGCATGATCAGGTAGAGATCCTGCGCCGGGCAAATCCGGACTGGTTCATTTTCCACAATCTCGGAAGGCTCGAGGACATCGACTTTCGCGGTCAATTCGGACAGGATCTCGATTTCCTCGGTTTTGACATTTATCCCATGCTCTACGACGAGATGAGGCGGAGCGGCGGCCACACCGTCACCCAGGCGCTGCACCTCGACATCTGCCGCGCCTATTCTGGCAATTTCATCGTGCCGGAACAGGCCTCCGGTTTCGGCAGCCAGCCTGGGTTTTCGACCATGACCCCGGAGCCCGGCGAAATGCGCCGCATGGCACTGAGCTCGGTGGCGCGCGGCGCCGACGGCCTGCTCTTCTTCCGCTGGCGCCCGGCGCATTTCGGCGCCGAGATCTACTGGATGGGAATTATCGACCACGACGACGTCCCGCGCCGCCGCTATCAGGAAGTAGTGCTGTTCGCGGAAGACATTTCGCGGATCAAGCAGGATCTGCTCGGTACCACGGTTCGCATGGACGTCGCCATAGCCGGCGCGGATTTCGACAACCAGGAAGCCTACAGGACTTATCCGATGGGCATGCCGAGCCCGCTCGAGGACGGCATGCTGCTGCATCGCTACTGCTATTCCAAAGGCATCGCCTGCGGCTTTATCCATCCCGAGGATGACCTTTCCCGGATCAAGATGCTCTACGTGCCGCATTGGGTCATGTGGAAGCCTGAATGGAACGAGCGCGTGAAAGCCTTCGTGGAGAATGGCGGAACGCTGGTGGTCGGCGCCATGAGCGGCACCCGAGACCAGAATAACCACATCCCGACTGACCTCGCTCCAGGTCCCGGCCTGTCCGAACTTTGCGGCGTTCGCGTCGAGGAATTCGGCCGCGTCGCTGAGCCGGGCTCCGATGGACTTTTCGGCCTGCATGGCACCGAATTTGGCCTGCACAATCCGGCAATTCGCCTGCCGGCTAGTTCCGCCGAGCGGCGCTATCGATTCACGCTTGGCAATCGCGAGCATGACGCCGCCCATCTCTATGAACTTCTGGATCTCGACGGGGATGTCGAGGTGCTCGGCCGTTGGAGCAACCGCTTCGCGAGCGGCCGTGCGGCAATCACCAGCCGCAAGGTCGGAAAAGGCAGGGCTGTCTATGTCGGAACCTATCTGACGGAATCGCTGGTCGAGGGCCTGGCCGGCCAGCTCTTCGCCCCGGGCGACATCCTGCCGCTCGTCGAGGACCTCCCCGCCGGTGTCGAAGTGACCCTCAGGGAGGCACCTAACCGCAAGCTGCTATTCGTACTCAACACCGAAGGAGTAGATGTCGAGCTTTCATCCCTACCGTCAGGGGCCGATCTGCTGACGGGCAAGAGCATCGATGGCTCGCTTTCGCTTGGTCCGCATGGCTGCGCGGTTGTGCGCTACTGATGCCGGCGTTTGTCGCCGCTGCCCGTGACAAAAGGCCTCCGGGGGAGATGTCTTCGCGCCCGGCAGCTTTGGCCGACGATGGCGAGGCCGCGCGGGCGCTTGTGGATCGGAATAAAGGCCGCCGCTAGCGACGTCGAAATCGAAGTGATGCTGGTGCTGACTCCCGTGCCGGCATTCTTGATTCTGGACGTCGTTCTGGACATCGGCGGTAGCAGCAACGATGTTTCGGTTGAGATCGAACTGCTTGCTGTGGTGAAGGACACCGCGCCCTTGCTTCCCCAAGGGGTGGAGTTTCCGAACGACGATACAGGCTACTGGTTCAGCGATCAATTTTCGCATCCTTACTTTTCGATAATCGGATACGGGTTTTGACCGGAACGCCTATCCTCACGTCATGCGCAATTTTGTTCTTCAAGGGAATAGTTTCGTCGGCTCGCTAGACGCCAGCTGGAGCACACCGAATACGAAGGCCGGGCGTGGTTCGATCAGAACCACCCCCCCAGCATCAGTTGATTTCGGACAGGAAGCGCCGCGCGCGGTCTGTCTTGGGATTGTCAAGAAAGTCGTTCGACAGTCCCTCCTCGATAATCTCACCGCTTTCCAGGAAGACAATATGGTTGCCGACAGCGCGCGCGAAGCCCATCTCATGCGTCACGACGACCATGGTCATGCCTTCCTTTGCGAGATCCTGCATCACCGACAGGACGCTGCCGCGCAGCTCTGGATCGAGAGCCGATGTTGGTTCGTCGAAAAGCATGGCTAAGGGCTTGGTTGCAATGGCGCGCGCGATTGCAACACGCTGCTTCTGTCCGCCGGACAGCTGACCGGGGTAGTGATCGACGTGATCGGTCAGGCCAACTTTCGCAATTTCCTGTCGTGCAATCTCCTGGGCTTGCGCCTGAGACATGCCCTTGGTGTGGATGAGGCCACACGTGACGTTCTGCAGGACCGTCATGTGGGGAAACAGGTTGAAGTGCTGGAAGACCATACCTGTTTCGCGACGAAGTCGCTGGAAGTCACGTTTGTATTTGCGTTCCTTAGAACGCGACCCATGGTAATTCTTAGCGTCCCACTCAAAGGATCCGACTGTCAAATGACCTTCGTCGGGAACGGTAAGCAGGTTTAGACATCTCAACAGCGTGCTCTTGCCCGACCCACTCGGCCCGAGGAGAACAACGACATCCCCCTCGAGAACGTCGAGCGAGACCGAGTTCAATCCCCTTACAGCGGGGAGGTCACGACTGGGGAACCACTTGCTTGCGTGACGCAGAGAGATGACGGTATTTCTGCTATCGGCTTCTTCCAACTTTTGCTCCTGATCGAAGCGGGGCGACCGCGTTGGACCGCCCCATTGACGCAATTACGATTCAACGTGAGATGGGCTTCCACCTGGGCCAACGGCCAGATACGGGAGGCCGGCGGCGATCGCGTCCTTGCCAACGTATTCGCGGTAGAGCGAATTCAGAATGCCGCCTGCGGCGTTGTACAGCAGCCAATTGGTCACAAACATGTACATTTTTGTATCGCCGGTCGGCAGGAAGAATGTGTTGTGATCGACGTAGGCGGGGTCCTTGCCGATAATCGCAAGATCGACGCCCTGCTTCTTCGTATTCACGATTGTGAACAACGATTGCAGAGTAGCGTTGGCACGACCAGACATAACTTCACCGATTGCACCGGTCTGATCAGGGAATACCGATACTGATGCGTTGGGGTAAAGGTCTCGTATCTTTGCTTCCTGAGAGCTGCCCTGGAGAGCCGCGAACTTAAAGTCTGCGGCGTTCATCTGGTCGTAGGTCAGATCAGCCGCCTGCCTGCCAACGATATAGACGGGCTGAAATGTTACAGCGCATCCTGCGAACCATCCTCGCAGGGATCGGCTCGGAAGGATCGTTCCAGTGGTCATCATGTCGGCACGACCGGATTCGACGGCTGCAAACATTTGACCGAAATCCATATCTGCGAACTCGACCTGAATTTCAGGCGAGATATCCTTGATCATCCGTCGAATGAGGGCGATTTCATAGCCGTCTGGCTCGCCCTTGTCGTTGATGTACATATTTGGCGGATATTTCAAACTGGCGGCTACGGTGATTTTTTTGGTCCTGACGGCTTTGTCCAAAACCGAATCGCTGGCTGCTTCCTGCGCATGCGCGCCACTTGCAGTGCTCACCGCAACAGCTGCTGCACCTCCCGCAAACAGACCAGCGGTCAGAAGTGCACGGCGGTTCGCCCGTATTTCACTACCTTGCTTCGTATCCATCAGCTTTCCCCTTGTCGTTTCAATTATGAAAGCATTCCCTTGCAACCCGCCTGTCGCGGGGGGCACCCTTCATCAGGCGGTAAGACCGCCATCGACCGTCAGCTGCGCACCATTGACGTAGCTGGCGTCCTCGCTCGCCAAGAACAAAATGGACTTGGCAATCTCTTCGTAGGTTCCCAAACGACCAAGCGGCACGGTCGGCGCGAAGCGTTGATCCCGCGCGACAACCTGATCGGGTGACATGCGCGTCAGGCGGTCAGCCATGATGCTTTCCAAGACACCCGGGCAGATCGCGTTTGCGCGGATACCACGCGCGCCATAGTCACGCGCGATGGTGCGGGTCAGCATGATCAGGCCTGCCTTCGACACGCCGTAAACCGCCTCTGAAGTCGAAGCGCGCTGCCCGGCAATAGACGCGGTATTGACGATAACGCCCCTGCCAGCATCCACCATGTGCGGAATAGCCTCGCGACAGAAGAGGTACGCCGCCTTTAGATTGACATCCAATGCCTGCTGCCAGACCGCCGGATCCGTCTGCGAGATCGTGCCTGTCGGATTTATGCCGGCGTTATTGATCAGGATATCCAGCTTGCCATATCGGCTAAGAGCCTGTGCGATGGCGTCCTTCGAAGTCTGTTCCTGCGAAACGTCGCCCACAATCGACACTACCTCGCATCCACCACTTTGAAGGTCTTCAACGAGTGTTTCCAGTTTCTCTTCCGCGCGATCAACAAGGACGAGCTTAGCGCCCTCAGTTGCAAGTGCCTGAACCACCGCCCTCCCAAGGCCACTCGCAACGCCTGTTACTAAAACAGCCTTCCCTGAAAATCGCATCTCAACCCGTCCATTTGGCAAATCCAGTAGACCCCTCGCGCGGTCATCACCTTCATTACTAATGGGCCGATTGTATCTAAAACACAATAGGAAATCATATATGATGTTGACGATTCGAGCTTGCGAGCGTATCGATTGGACACGCGATAAAATACGCCTTGAGAAGGGAACGGAATGAGCCTCGATTTTTCAATAGTCCTGGCGCAATGGCCGCGCCTCTTGTGGGGGTTGGTCTACGACCTGTATTTCGCGCTCGCTGGCTTCGGAATTGGCTGCGTCATGGGGTTCATTTCGTACCTCGCCTCCGCATCGAAATCGAAGATTGCCAATGCGATCTCCTATGTTTACGTGCAGATCGTCAGAGGTCTGCCTATGTACCTTTTGCTCTTATGGATTTACTTCGGTATCGCCACTAGGATTGGGCTGGCTCTGACTGGTGAGCAGTCGATTATTCTGGCCATCGGCATCATGAGCTCGGCCTTCACATCAGAAATCTTCCGCACAGGATACAATGCAATCGATGTGGGGCAGATCGAAGCTGGTAAGGCGCTTGGCCTCTCCGATTACCGGATCAACAGGACTATTCTGTTTCCGCAGGTAATTCGGATAGTCATTCCGCCGCTCCTCAACGTTTTTGTGATCTGTTTCAAAGCATCAACCTACGCCGCCGTCGTGGCGGTACCGGAGCTCATCTTCGCTGCGCAGGACATTAGTTTGAACCAGTTTCGGCCATTCGAAGCCTACATTTCTGTCGCCGTACTGCTGATCGGAACGATGTTGTTTCTGTCGCTCTTGGTTAATGCGGTCGAGGCCCGTCTCACCGGGAGTAGGGGAGCATCACGGTCATGAATAGCTGGAGTGCTGTACTGAGTCATATGCCCGCCATGCTGTATGGGCTTCGCTTCACTTTCCTTATTGCTATCGCGTCGCTCGCCCTGTCGATGGTGTTTGGCGGGATCATAGTTTCGCTTCTCAGAAGCAACGTCGTCGTCGCCCGGTCGATCGGGTTTCTCTATGTCCAAGTCTTCCGCTCACTCTCGCCGTACGTCTACGTCCTGCTCGTGTACTTCGCGCTGGCTGGCGTGACCGGGTGGAAAATGGATCCCACTACCGCCGGGATCATTTCGCTTACCCTGCTCAACACGGCCTATGTTGCAGAAATCTATCGTTCTGCGCTTCTCACAATTGACGACGGTCAGTGGGAAGCGGCTGCGGCTATGGGCTTGACACGATGGAAGACCAACTCGATCGTCATCTGGCCGCAGGCCCTGCGGACGGCCCTTCCTCTCCTCCTCAACCAGTTCATCGTGATTTTGAAGGATTCCGCTATCGTCGGTGTGATAGGCGTCAAGGACATACTTTACATCGCCAACGCGCAAGCCTCCGTCACCTACAAGCAGTTCGAGTATCTGACTGCAGTGGGTATAATCTTCATTGTCATTGTGTTTGTGCTGTCTCGCTTGAGCATGAACTTGGAACGACGTCTCGCTTGGAAGCGGTAAGTCTTGCCGGAGCCTGTCGAAGCCCATAAGGCGACAGGAAATCAAATTGGATTTCTAATTTGATTACAATCGTTAGGGAGTGAACGCATGGCAAAGGTGGTGCCACCCGCCACAGAAGCTAAGAGCAAGCAGCAAATCGCTTACAATTATCTCAAGGAGGGTATCGACCGCGGATTGTATGCACCCAAGCAACGGCTGGTGATCGACACATTGGCCAGGGAGCTATCGATCAGCCCAGTTCCGGTCAGAGAGGCCATACGTCGTCTTGAGGCTGAAGGCTTAGTGATCTTCAGCAAGAACTCTGGCGCGATCGTCGCCGGCGCGGATCCAAATCTGTGGGCGGAGCAGATGGAGCTTTTGGCCGTCCTCGAAGGCTATGTGACCGGCGCAGCCGCGCCGAGGATCACTCCAGCCGACATCAAGCAACTGAAGAGCATCAACGACGAGATGGCGCAGGCCCTGGCTTCGTTCGATCTCGGCGGTTGGACCCAAGGCAACCTGGATTTCCATGCGGTCATCAACAAGCGGTGTCCCAATGCGACGATCGTCGAGCAGATCGGTCGGTTGAGGTCGAGGATCGCTATGATCAACCGATTCATATTGCCACGAACTGAGGCAACAATCCTTCACACTCTGGGCAGAGACAGCGGCAAGTCGACGCTCAGCGGACACGAATGGATCATCGACGCCTACGTCACGAGGAAATCGGCCACAGAAATCGAAGCTCACGTGCGGACGAACATTCTGACGCTGACAGAAGAAACCCGCCGCAACCTGTTGAACGATCATGACGGGCGCGTGAGCATGTCAATTGGATAGGGATATGCACATGCAAAACTATGACGTTGTTGTTCTGGGCAGCGGCGGCGCGGGATTGGTTGCGGCTCTCGCAGCGGCCTCGAAGGGAATGACCGTCGGGGTTCTCGAAAAGTCGCCGTTGATCGGCGGCACGACTGCAATCTCCGGCGGAGGAATCTGGATCCCCAATAACCACGTTATGGAGGCCTCCGGCTTCATCGACAACGAGGCGGATGCGCATATCTATCTTGACCGCCTTACACACGGGGAAACTTCACCGGATCTTCTGCGGCAATTCGTGACGAGCGGCCCCGAAATGCTCCGGTTCCTGGAAACCCACTCAGATCTTCGCTTCTTCAGTGTCGACCGTCCCGACTATCACCCGGGCTGGACAGGTGCGCGCAGCGGCCGATCGGTCGAACCTCTGCCATTCGAACCGGGGATGGAAGCCGGGCTCTTTGAGACACTCCGTTATTCGACGCTACGACAGCCGGTAACATCAACGGAAGGCCGCAAGGGCCTGAGCGCGGACATCATCGCCGATCGGCAGCGCCGCAACATACGTACACAAGGGGCCGGCTTGGTGGCAGGTCTGGCCCAAGCATGCGCAAAGGCAGGCGTCCGCTTCCATGTGAGCAACCCCGCAACCGGCCTTACATTCGATGGCCGGCGCTGCACCGGCGTTAAGACAGCGAACGGGCGCGTCTCGGCGAAGGTCGGCGTTGTCCTTACCACCGGTGGCTTCGAGTGGAACGAGGACATGGTTTCCGCCTTCCTTCCCGGCTTCACCAGCGCGCCCACGACGCCTCCCGGCAACAATGGCGACGGACTGAGGTTTGGTCTGGAAGCGGGAGCGGCCATCGCGAATATGACAGAGGCTTGGTGGACCGCTGCTTACCGCATTCCCGGCGAAGAACTTGATGGCATGCCACTGACGCGGAACATGGTGCGAGAACTGGCACTTCCTGGATCGATCATGGTGAACAGCAGGGGCGAGCGCTTTGTTAACGAGGCGACCTCCTACAATGATCTCGGAATGTCGTTCAACATCTTCGATCCAGGAGCGTACTCGTACATAAATCGGCCAGCTTGGCTGATCTTCGACAACGCTTTCAAGAACCGGTACACCGTTGCATCCATTCCTCCGACACAACCGGCTCCGAATTGGATGCACACGGCGGCTTCGCTCACTGAACTTGCGAACAAGCTGTCGATTTCAGCCGAAGGACTGCGGGCCACGATCGACCGCTTCAACGGTTATGCGCTTAATGGCCACGACCAGGATTTT
This window harbors:
- a CDS encoding carbohydrate ABC transporter permease, with amino-acid sequence MSDFWRRHRHWITPTLFIMPGALLFGVVIIFASVETIWVSFFDWDGVGAKQWVGLSNYRQLLADPQFYVSLKNNLIWLAMFMLAPPLGLGLALLLNQPIKGMRVMKSMFFVPLVLASVTVGVVFTWVYDPTFGLLSLIFGYFGATAPALLSDEHFVTFAVVLAALWPQVAFCLVLFLAGLNNLSEDLIGAGRVDGARGLLMLFHVVLPQLREVSFIALAVTVIGALRSFDMVAVMTSGGPFGSSTVLAYQMYEQSIFSYRFGYGAAIATVLFVIMAAFIAWYLRTLLKPEREGV
- a CDS encoding amino acid ABC transporter permease, which gives rise to MSLDFSIVLAQWPRLLWGLVYDLYFALAGFGIGCVMGFISYLASASKSKIANAISYVYVQIVRGLPMYLLLLWIYFGIATRIGLALTGEQSIILAIGIMSSAFTSEIFRTGYNAIDVGQIEAGKALGLSDYRINRTILFPQVIRIVIPPLLNVFVICFKASTYAAVVAVPELIFAAQDISLNQFRPFEAYISVAVLLIGTMLFLSLLVNAVEARLTGSRGASRS
- a CDS encoding amino acid ABC transporter permease; protein product: MNSWSAVLSHMPAMLYGLRFTFLIAIASLALSMVFGGIIVSLLRSNVVVARSIGFLYVQVFRSLSPYVYVLLVYFALAGVTGWKMDPTTAGIISLTLLNTAYVAEIYRSALLTIDDGQWEAAAAMGLTRWKTNSIVIWPQALRTALPLLLNQFIVILKDSAIVGVIGVKDILYIANAQASVTYKQFEYLTAVGIIFIVIVFVLSRLSMNLERRLAWKR
- a CDS encoding carbohydrate ABC transporter permease is translated as MYPRPIPEDAPARRFTYAAMVALVLILWLVPLAAVMATSLRSFEEVMAGNYWGWPKSFNFVENYTAVFTQTAMAQYFLNSLIVTLPSVLGVLVLSTLTGFVLSRYRFRGANLLFALFVGGNFLPAQIMMIPVRDLMVSAGLYDTYYALMVFHIAFQTGFATLFMRNFIAALPDELFQAARAEGASPWQTLWHVVVPLIRPALAALAILTFTFVWNDYFWAIVLTQSDAVKPVTAGLNNLRGEWVSAWNLVAAATIMVAVPPVVMFFLMQRHFIAGLTVGAVKG
- a CDS encoding beta-galactosidase, which gives rise to MKRIQPAPLSVWRTLNLDDFLLGAPHYPEHVDESYWVRDAQRMAAAGFNVVRLGEFAWHIMEPCEGHFDFSLFDKAIEVLAAEGIKTIFCTPTATPPRWLTATYPEVLRVDERGRTASHGSRQHADTNSPVYRVHSRRITQALADHYSGNPAVIGWQTDNELNTTASTSYSEAAEREFRRWLRDKYVTIEALNFAWGGNFWALAYDSFDQITVPRKDNPGFIAPGHMQDYHRFLAHATAAFQHDQVEILRRANPDWFIFHNLGRLEDIDFRGQFGQDLDFLGFDIYPMLYDEMRRSGGHTVTQALHLDICRAYSGNFIVPEQASGFGSQPGFSTMTPEPGEMRRMALSSVARGADGLLFFRWRPAHFGAEIYWMGIIDHDDVPRRRYQEVVLFAEDISRIKQDLLGTTVRMDVAIAGADFDNQEAYRTYPMGMPSPLEDGMLLHRYCYSKGIACGFIHPEDDLSRIKMLYVPHWVMWKPEWNERVKAFVENGGTLVVGAMSGTRDQNNHIPTDLAPGPGLSELCGVRVEEFGRVAEPGSDGLFGLHGTEFGLHNPAIRLPASSAERRYRFTLGNREHDAAHLYELLDLDGDVEVLGRWSNRFASGRAAITSRKVGKGRAVYVGTYLTESLVEGLAGQLFAPGDILPLVEDLPAGVEVTLREAPNRKLLFVLNTEGVDVELSSLPSGADLLTGKSIDGSLSLGPHGCAVVRY
- a CDS encoding amino acid ABC transporter ATP-binding protein → MRHASKWFPSRDLPAVRGLNSVSLDVLEGDVVVLLGPSGSGKSTLLRCLNLLTVPDEGHLTVGSFEWDAKNYHGSRSKERKYKRDFQRLRRETGMVFQHFNLFPHMTVLQNVTCGLIHTKGMSQAQAQEIARQEIAKVGLTDHVDHYPGQLSGGQKQRVAIARAIATKPLAMLFDEPTSALDPELRGSVLSVMQDLAKEGMTMVVVTHEMGFARAVGNHIVFLESGEIIEEGLSNDFLDNPKTDRARRFLSEIN
- a CDS encoding SDR family oxidoreductase; translated protein: MVQALATEGAKLVLVDRAEEKLETLVEDLQSGGCEVVSIVGDVSQEQTSKDAIAQALSRYGKLDILINNAGINPTGTISQTDPAVWQQALDVNLKAAYLFCREAIPHMVDAGRGVIVNTASIAGQRASTSEAVYGVSKAGLIMLTRTIARDYGARGIRANAICPGVLESIMADRLTRMSPDQVVARDQRFAPTVPLGRLGTYEEIAKSILFLASEDASYVNGAQLTVDGGLTA
- a CDS encoding ABC transporter ATP-binding protein; this translates as MPSVELKQIEKHYGGFHALRDINLEIEEGEFVVMVGPSGCGKSTLLKTIAGLETVSSGKMLIKGRDVTKTEPGDRGIAMVFQSYALYPHMTVAENMGFGLRMAGRPREDIDAAVARAAKILRLEEQLAKKPKQLSGGQRQRVAIGRAITRSPDVFLFDEPLSNLDAALRTQMRVELSTLHAELGSTMIYVTHDQVEAMTMASRIVVLNGGRVEQVGAPLALYNNPANLFVAGFLGAPRMNFVAGRVADISGSSARITCAGGVEVAFDDLVGKVAAGETVTIGIRPERLRLNDPIAATRFPAQVRLTEYLGRETIVYADAGDLVTSSSDSGTGAFTIQMADIRPHQSGSAVSIGFDARDAYLFATDGRTITSPKPVAKT
- a CDS encoding transporter substrate-binding domain-containing protein, which codes for MDTKQGSEIRANRRALLTAGLFAGGAAAVAVSTASGAHAQEAASDSVLDKAVRTKKITVAASLKYPPNMYINDKGEPDGYEIALIRRMIKDISPEIQVEFADMDFGQMFAAVESGRADMMTTGTILPSRSLRGWFAGCAVTFQPVYIVGRQAADLTYDQMNAADFKFAALQGSSQEAKIRDLYPNASVSVFPDQTGAIGEVMSGRANATLQSLFTIVNTKKQGVDLAIIGKDPAYVDHNTFFLPTGDTKMYMFVTNWLLYNAAGGILNSLYREYVGKDAIAAGLPYLAVGPGGSPSHVES